The sequence AGGCGGCCCTACAGCAGCTGTACGAATCGGGCGATGGGCCTACGGGGCCGGTGTCGTACCACGTGGTGCAGGGCCATGTGGCGGAGGAGGTGCTGGACTATGCCGAGACGCATGGCATGAGCCTCATCGTGATGGCGCCGCGTGGCCTCTCGGGCATGCAGCGTTTCTTACTAGGCAGCAATACCGAGCGCGTGGTGCGTCTGGCGCCCTGCCCGGTGCTCACCTTGCGTCAGAGCCAGGATGCCTGATGCGTGCGTGCTGCTGCGGTGAAGGCCGCTGCAGACATGGGCTCCGGCGAGTCCCTATCGGCAACCGGACGCCCAACTTCCGCTGCCTTACCAAGCCTCATGGCGCTGGACACGCGCCTTACACCAGCGTGGCGCGTCGTTCGGCGTCGTGGGGCTCGGGGTAGTCGAGGGTGTAGTGCAGTCCGCGGCTCTCGCGGCGTTGCCGTGCGCACTCGATGATGAGGTAGCTGACGGCAATCATGTTGCGGAGCTCGCACAGCGGCTCGGAGACGTGCGAGGCTTTGTAGTGCGCCTCGGTTTCTTCGTAGAGCAGGCGCGTCCGCCGCCGCGCGCGCTTCAGCCGCACGTTGGAGCGCACGATGCCCACGTAGTTGCTCATCACGCGCTGCAGCTCGTCGCGGTTGTGGGTGACGAGCACGTGCTCGCCGGGCTGCTCGGTGCCGCTCGCGTCCCAATCCGGAATGCCGTCGGGGCGGTACGCGTCATCGCGCAGGTACTGCAGGGCGGGGGGGGCGGCGCGGTGGCTAAAGACGAGGCCTTCCAGCAGCGAGTTGCTGGCCAGGCGGTTGGCGCCGTGCAGGCCCGTGCAGGCCACCTCGCCCGTGGCCCAGAGGCCGTGGATGGACGTCCGGCCGTGCGCGTCGGTCTGCACGCCCCCGCACTGATAGTGGGCGGCGGGGACGACGGGAATGGGCGCAGCCGTGATGTCGATGCCGTACTGCAGGCACGTGTCGTAGATGGTGGGGAAGTGCGTACGGATGGCCTCGGCCGGCTTGTGCGAGATGTCGAGCCACACGTGCGACTCGCCCCGCTGCTTCAGTTGGTCGTCGATGGCGCGGGCCACGATGTCGCGCGGGGCAAGCTCGCCGCGTGCATCATATTCGGGCATAAACCGCTCGCCGGCCTGGTTGCGCAGGATGCCGCCCTCACCGCGCACCGCTTCCGAGATGAGAAAGGAATCGGCCTCGGGGTGGTAGAGCGCCGTGGGGTGGAACTGCATAAACTCCATGTTGGCCACGCGGGCCTTGGCGCGATAGGCCATGGCCACGCCGTCGCCGGTGGCTACCAGCGGATTGGTGGTGTGGCGGTAGACTTGCCCGCAGCCGCCGGTGGCCAGCATTGTGACGCCGGCGGTACACGTGTGTACCGTGCCTGTGGCTTTCTCCAGGACGTACGCGCCAAAGCAGTGCACATCGGGCCGCAGCCGCGAGACGTGGCGGCCCAGGTGGTGCTCGGTGATGAGGTCGACGGCGTAGTGCGCCTCGAACACGTGGATGTTGGGATGGGCCTGCACGCGCTCCACCAGCGTGTGCTCTACCTCGTAGCCGGTGGCGTCGGCCGCGTGCACAATGCGGTTGGCGGAGTGCCCGCCCTCGCGGCCCAGGTGCAGCGCGCCGTTGCCGTTGATGCGAGTAAAGGTGGCGCCCATGTCCATGAGTTCGCGAACCCGCGCGGGGCCCTCGCGCACGACGATCTCTACAATGTCGCGGTTGCACAGCCCGGCGCCCGCGATGCACGTGTCCTCGATGTGTTGCTCGGGGGCGTCGTCGTCGGCCA comes from Salisaeta longa DSM 21114 and encodes:
- the nadB gene encoding L-aspartate oxidase; the encoded protein is MHHDVLVIGSGVAGLTFALRMADHASVALVTKAAIDEANTAYAQGGIAAVMADDDAPEQHIEDTCIAGAGLCNRDIVEIVVREGPARVRELMDMGATFTRINGNGALHLGREGGHSANRIVHAADATGYEVEHTLVERVQAHPNIHVFEAHYAVDLITEHHLGRHVSRLRPDVHCFGAYVLEKATGTVHTCTAGVTMLATGGCGQVYRHTTNPLVATGDGVAMAYRAKARVANMEFMQFHPTALYHPEADSFLISEAVRGEGGILRNQAGERFMPEYDARGELAPRDIVARAIDDQLKQRGESHVWLDISHKPAEAIRTHFPTIYDTCLQYGIDITAAPIPVVPAAHYQCGGVQTDAHGRTSIHGLWATGEVACTGLHGANRLASNSLLEGLVFSHRAAPPALQYLRDDAYRPDGIPDWDASGTEQPGEHVLVTHNRDELQRVMSNYVGIVRSNVRLKRARRRTRLLYEETEAHYKASHVSEPLCELRNMIAVSYLIIECARQRRESRGLHYTLDYPEPHDAERRATLV